A single Caretta caretta isolate rCarCar2 chromosome 2, rCarCar1.hap1, whole genome shotgun sequence DNA region contains:
- the GPAA1 gene encoding GPI-anchor transamidase component GPAA1: protein MGLLSDPYRRRALSRLILRLNTPLCILSYLAGLGWFLGLASPPFTLRSYMSENAMGSTMVEEQFVFGERALSYAREFAGHKKKVGGIPVAWLEKTMWNLGLEVYKQPFSRTLPFPDETRERYMVKGTNVYGILRAPRAASTESLVLSVPCSMGQHNNQAVGLMLALASYFRGQIYWAKDIIFLVNEHDLIGMEAWLEAYHDVNVTEVLSSGMLGRAGAIQAAVSLELSSDVITSFDVAVEGLNGQLPNLDLVNLFYAFCQKNGLLCTIQGKLQRTDWDTLPAYVHSLQTLLLMVLKQGSGRPQGDHGLFLRYHIEAITVRGINSFRQYKYDMGTVGKTLEGMFRKLNNLLERLHQSYFFYLLPSLARFVSIGVYMPAVGGLVLVLVLKALDLWMKLSKCDAGAEEPLCDGDKGAAHAAAEESRPGLLTLVPPLLICHATGLTLYFLPVLGQHVATQHFPVSESEAVVLTVTAVYVAGLALPHNTPRVLTGCGSERGWMTLKLLSLLYLAMQLGCIALINFSLGFLLAVTMVPVAAIVQPKGPKYLYAVLLVLVTPAVTLLLSIVLYQELIEYPVSALECWQLFLQAVSEGLLDHYLYGSIVFPFIALFVYPCWLLLWNVLFWK, encoded by the exons ATGGGGCTCCTGTCGGACCCGTACCGCAGGCGGGCGCTGTCCCGGCTCATCCTCCGCCTCAACACCCCGCTCTG CATTCTCAGCTACCTGGCTGGACTGGGCTGGTTCTTGGGCCTGGCCTCCCCACCCTTCACCCTGCGCTCATACATGTCAGAGAACGCCATGGGCTCCACCATGGTGGAGGAGCAGTTCGTGTTTGGCGAGAGGGCACTCTCCTACGCCCGTGAGTTCGCTGGCCACAAGAAGAAGGTGGG GGGGATCCCCGTGGCCTGGCTGGAGAAGACAATGTGGAACCTGGGCCTGGAGGTTTATAAGCAGCCCTTCTCCCGCACTCTGCCCTTCCCCGACGAGACACGCGAAAGATAC ATGGTGAAGGGTACGAATGTGTACGGGATCCTGCGGGCACCACGTGCGGCCAGCACAGAGTCCTTGGTCCTGAGCGTGCCCTGTAGCATGGGGCAGCACAACAACCAGGCCGTGGGGCTCATGCTGGCCTTGGCTTCCTACTTCCGGG GTCAGATTTACTGGGCCAAGGACATCATCTTCCTGGTGAACGAGCACGACCTGATCGGCATGGAGGCCTGGCTGGAGGCCTACCACGATGTCAACGTCACCG AGGTGCTCTCCTCGGGGATGCTGGGCCGGGCCGGAGCCATCCAGGCGGCTGTCTCGCTGGAGCTGAGCAGCGACGTCATCACCAGCTTCGATGTGGCCGTGGAGGGGCTGAACGGGCAGCTGCCCAACCTGGACCTGGTCAACCTCTTCTACGCCTTCTGCCAGAAGAACGGGCTGCTGTGCACCATCCAGGGCAAG ctgcagcGCACGGACTGGGACACGCTGCCGGCCTATGTGCATAGCCTGCAGACCCTGCTGCTCATGGTGCTGAAGCAGGGCTCCGGCCGGCCCCAGGGCGACCATGGCCTCTTCCTGCGCTACCATATCGAGGCCATCACTGTGCGTGGCATCAACAGCTTCCGGCAGTACAAGTACGACATGGGCACCGTGGGCAA GACGCTGGAGGGGATGTTCCGCAAGCTGAACAACCTGCTGGAGCGCTTGcaccagtcctacttcttctacCTGCTGCCCTCGCTCGCACGCTTCGTCTCCATCGGCGTCTACATGCCGGCCGTCGGTGGCCTCGTCCTCGTCCTCGTCCTCAAG GCCCTCGACCTGTGGATGAAGCTGAGTAAATGTGATGCGGGTGCCGAGGAGCCGCTCTGCGATGGAGACAAGGGTGCTGCCCACGCTGCCGCCGAG GAGTCGCGGCCTGGCCTGCTCACCCTGGTGCCACCTCTGCTGATCTGCCATGCCACAGGCCTCACCCTCTACTTCCTGCCTGTGCTGGGCCAGCACGTGGCCACCCAGCACTTCCCCGTCTCGGAGTCGGAGGCCGTGGTGCTGACGGTCACGGCCGTCTACGTGGCCGGGCTGGCGTTGCCACACAACACGCCCAG GGTGCTGACTGGCTGTGGGAGTGAACGCGGCTGGATGACCCTGAAGCTTCTGTCCCTGCTGTACCTGGCAATGCAGCTGGGCTGCATTGCCCTTATTAACTTCTCCCTGGGCTTCCTCCTGGCTGTCACCATGGTGCCCGTTGCAGCCATCGTCCAGCCCAAAGGCCCCAA GTATCTGTATGCAGTGCTACTGGTCCTGGTCACTCCAGCTGTCACCCTCCTACTCAGCATCGTCCTGTACCAGGAGCTGATCGAGTACCCCGTCTCGGCGCTGGAGTGCTGGCAGCTCTTCCTGCAGGCTGTGTCTGAGGGCCTGCTGGACCACTACCTCTACGGCTCCATAGTCTTTCCCTTCATCGCCCTCTTCGTCtacccctgctggctgctgctctggaATGTGCTCTTCTGGAAGTAG
- the CYC1 gene encoding cytochrome c1, heme protein, mitochondrial: MAALSAARCLVLRTRGGSLLPPPPGPRLRPPQASMSSLSGMSRGRKVALSALGVLAAGGAGLALALHTAVSASDLLLHPPSYAWSHNGLLASLDHDSIRRGYQVYKQVCAACHSMEYLAFRNLIGVSHTEAEAKALAEEVEVVDGPDENGEMFTRPGKLSDYFPKPYPNPEAARAANNGALPPDLSYIISARHGGEDYVFSLLTGYCDPPTGVVMREELHYNPYFPGQAITMAPPIYNEVLEFEDGTPATMSQIAKDVCTFLRWAAEPEHDHRKRMGMKMLIMVGLLVPLIYYLKRHRWSVLKSRKIAYRPPK; the protein is encoded by the exons ATGGCGGCGCTGTCGGCGGCGCGGTGCCTGGTGCTGCGGACCCGGGGCGGCTCCCTGCTGCCGCCGCCACCCGGGCCCCGCCTGCGGCCCCCCCAG GCCAGCATGTCGTCGCTGTCGGGCATGTCCCGTGGTAGGAAGGTGGCGCTGTCTGCGCTGGGCGTGCTGGCTGCCGGCGGGGCTGGCCTGGCCCTGGCTCTCCACACGGCTGTGAGTGCCAGTgacctgctgctgcaccctcccAGCTACGCCTGGAGCCACAACGGCCTGCTGGCCTCCCTGGATCACGACAG catcCGGCGCGGCTACCAGGTGTACAAGCAGGTGTGTGCCGCCTGCCACAGCATGGAGTACCTGGCCTTCCGCAATCTCATCGGCGTCTCCCACACCGAGGCTGAAGCCAAGGCCCTGGCCGAGGAG GTGGAGGTGGTCGATGGCCCTGATGAGAACGGCGAGATGTTCACGCGCCCAGGCAAGCTCTCCGATTACTTCCCCAAGCCCTACCCCAACCCTGAGGCGGCGCGAGCAGCCAACAATGGGGCGCTGCCCCCAGACCTGAGCTACATCATCAGCGCCAG GCACGGGGGTGAGGACTACGTGTTCTCCCTCCTCACCGGCTACTGCGACCCACCCACTGGGGTGGTCATGAGGGAAGAGCTGCATTACAACCCCTACTTCCCGGGGCAGGCCATCACCATGGCGCCCCCCATCTACAACGAGGTCCTGGAGTTCGAGGATG GGACCCCGGCCACCATGTCCCAGATAGCGAAAGATGTGTGCACGTTCCTGAGGTGGGCAGCAGAGCCGGAGCATGATCACCGCAAACGCATGGGAATGAAG ATGCTGATCATGGTTGGCCTCCTGGTGCCCCTCATCTACTACCTGAAGCGCCATAGGTGGTCTGTACTAAAGAGCAGAAAAATCGCGTACCGGCCCCCTAAGTAA